A single Oleidesulfovibrio alaskensis DSM 16109 DNA region contains:
- a CDS encoding carbon starvation protein A: MLYFFLAVAALLVGYAVYSKVVERAFGADECRATPACTMEDGVDYVKMDPKKIWLIQLLNIAGLGPIFGPILGALYGPAALLWIVIGSIFAGAVHDYFAGMMSVRYSGKSIPDAVGYNLGSFAKHFMNVFAVILLLLVGVVFVLGPAKLLAVKLGFGLEGDGAVATATMIWTGIIFCYYFIATVLPVDKIIGRLYPLFAVVLLIMAFGLTIMLIAKGYEFYPQGLTLENLHPKNLPMWPLMFITIACGAISGFHATQSPLMARCVPDEKCGRPIFYGAMIGEGIIALIWATLGMSFFHTPGELQAVLDNGGPAAVVDTVSMTLMGPIGGFLAIIGVVVLPITSGDTAFRSARLIIADFIKLPQKAPVKRLFIAVPLFAVGYAITLTPFAVIWRYFGFSNQLLATIVLWAGAMYLVRHGKAHWMASIPATFMTAVCATYLAYAKIGFGLSMDIAQVFGIAVAVLCAGFFLVKIRSVPVEPDAADGPGRIG, translated from the coding sequence ATGCTGTACTTTTTTCTGGCTGTTGCAGCACTGCTGGTCGGCTACGCCGTATACAGCAAGGTAGTGGAACGCGCCTTCGGCGCGGATGAATGCCGGGCCACACCGGCCTGCACCATGGAAGACGGTGTGGACTATGTGAAGATGGATCCCAAAAAAATCTGGCTGATCCAGCTTCTGAACATTGCCGGTCTGGGTCCCATCTTCGGCCCCATTCTGGGTGCGCTGTACGGTCCCGCGGCCCTGCTGTGGATTGTCATCGGATCTATTTTTGCGGGTGCTGTGCACGACTACTTCGCAGGCATGATGTCGGTGCGCTACAGCGGCAAATCCATCCCCGACGCCGTCGGCTACAACCTTGGTTCTTTCGCCAAGCACTTCATGAACGTGTTCGCCGTCATTCTGCTGCTGCTTGTGGGCGTCGTGTTTGTTCTCGGTCCGGCAAAGCTGCTGGCAGTCAAGCTGGGCTTTGGCCTTGAAGGCGACGGCGCCGTGGCCACCGCCACCATGATCTGGACGGGCATCATTTTCTGTTACTACTTTATCGCCACCGTACTGCCCGTGGATAAAATCATCGGCCGGTTGTACCCCCTGTTCGCCGTGGTGCTGCTTATCATGGCGTTCGGCCTGACCATCATGCTCATCGCCAAGGGATACGAATTCTATCCGCAGGGTCTCACGCTTGAAAACCTGCATCCCAAAAACCTGCCCATGTGGCCGCTGATGTTCATCACCATCGCCTGCGGTGCCATTTCCGGCTTCCATGCCACGCAGTCTCCGCTGATGGCCCGCTGCGTGCCCGATGAAAAATGCGGACGCCCCATATTCTACGGCGCCATGATCGGCGAAGGCATCATCGCCCTTATCTGGGCAACTCTGGGCATGAGCTTTTTCCACACCCCCGGAGAACTGCAGGCCGTGCTGGATAACGGCGGCCCCGCAGCCGTGGTGGATACTGTATCCATGACCCTTATGGGGCCCATAGGCGGCTTCCTTGCCATCATCGGCGTGGTGGTTCTGCCCATCACTTCCGGTGACACGGCTTTCCGTTCCGCCCGTCTCATCATTGCCGACTTCATCAAGCTGCCTCAGAAGGCACCGGTCAAGCGTCTGTTCATTGCCGTGCCGCTGTTCGCAGTCGGCTACGCCATCACGCTCACGCCGTTTGCAGTCATCTGGCGCTACTTCGGCTTTTCCAACCAGCTGCTGGCCACCATCGTGCTGTGGGCGGGCGCCATGTATCTTGTCCGCCACGGCAAGGCACACTGGATGGCATCCATCCCCGCCACATTCATGACGGCAGTATGCGCAACCTACCTTGCCTACGCCAAAATCGGCTTCGGCCTTTCCATGGATATCGCACAGGTTTTCGGCATTGCCGTGGCTGTGCTGTGCGCCGGTTTCTTCCTGGTGAAGATCCGCAGCGTGCCCGTGGAGCCCGACGCCGCCGACGGTCCCGGCCGCATTGGCTGA